Genomic window (Dictyoglomus thermophilum H-6-12):
ATAACAAGTTATCCATGATTCTTCACCTCTCCATAAAGCAAACAACTTACTTTATGTCCTGGTTTCACCTCTACAAGCTCTGGAATCCTTACATCACATAGACCTTTAATAAATTCAGGACATCTGGGATGAAAAGTACAACCTGTAGGAAGATTATAAGGATCTGGAACTATCCCTTTTATGGCTTTTAACCTTTTCCCCTTAACTTTCTTGCCAATTTTAGGAATAGATTCTAACAATGCTTTAGTATAAGGATGCATAGGACTGTAAAATATCTCTTCCACTGGGGCGCTTTCTACAATTTTTCCTAAATACATTACAATAACCTCTTCAGCCATCTCAGCTATTACTCCTAAGTTATGAGTTATCATCATAACAGCCATGCCAAATTGTTTTTGTAACTCTTTAAGAAGTTCAAGGATTTGAGCTTGTATAGTAACATCCAAATTTGTGGTCGGCTCATCTGCTATAAGGAGCCTTGGTCTACAAGAGAGCGCCATTGCAATCATAGCCCTCTGAAGCATTCCCCCACTAAACTGATGAGGATACTCGTCAATTCTCAGCTCAGGCCTTGGTATTCCTGCAATCCTCATTAAATCAATTACTGCTTCTCTTGCGGATTTTTTATCTAATTTTTGATGAAGCATTATAGCTTCCATTATTTGTTCTCCTACAGTGTGTACAGGAGAAAAAGAAGCACCTGGCTCCTGAAATATCATAGCTATCTCTTTCCCTCTAATACTTCTTATTTCGTCTCCCTTAGGATCTAATTTTGCTATATCTATGACTTGTCCATCTTTGTATAACAAAATCTCTCCTTGAATCTTACTTCTTGGACCTGTAAGTTTTAAAATGGAAAGCGCAGTTACACTTTTCCCACATCCTGATTCTCCCACTACTCCAAGGGTTCTTCCAGGCTTAATCTCAAAACTTATCCCATCCACAGCTCTTACCGTACCCTCATCTAATACGAAATAAGTTTTTAAATCCTTAACCTCTAAGAGTTTATCCATCTCAATTCCTCCCTACCTTGCATAAGGATCTGCAGCATCTCTCAAACCATCACCCACAAAGTTAAAAGAGAGCACCACCAAAATCACAAAGAGTACAGGTAGCAATAGCCAAGGAGCTAAAGCTACAGTCCTAAAATTTTGAGCATCCTGTATTAAAACACCCCAACTTATGGCAGGAGGTCTTATACCTAACCCTAAGAAGCTTAGGGAGGTCTCACCTATTATCATGCTGGGTATGGATAAGGTTAAAGAGGCTATAATGTGACTTAGAAAAGAAGGAAGTAAATGTCTAAAGATTATCCTTCTCTCACTTGCTCCAGCAAGTTTTGCAGCAGTTACAAAATCTTCCTCACGGAGGGATAGAAACTTACTCCTTACCTCCCTTGCCAATCCAGTCCAGCCAATAAAAGAAAGAATTATAGATATAGCA
Coding sequences:
- a CDS encoding ABC transporter ATP-binding protein, with protein sequence MDKLLEVKDLKTYFVLDEGTVRAVDGISFEIKPGRTLGVVGESGCGKSVTALSILKLTGPRSKIQGEILLYKDGQVIDIAKLDPKGDEIRSIRGKEIAMIFQEPGASFSPVHTVGEQIMEAIMLHQKLDKKSAREAVIDLMRIAGIPRPELRIDEYPHQFSGGMLQRAMIAMALSCRPRLLIADEPTTNLDVTIQAQILELLKELQKQFGMAVMMITHNLGVIAEMAEEVIVMYLGKIVESAPVEEIFYSPMHPYTKALLESIPKIGKKVKGKRLKAIKGIVPDPYNLPTGCTFHPRCPEFIKGLCDVRIPELVEVKPGHKVSCLLYGEVKNHG